In the Prochlorococcus marinus str. MIT 9312 genome, GATAGAAACATTAGGCTGGCACAAGGATCAATGGTTAGATATTGATAGAATATTTTTTGCTGCTAATAATAGAGGATTAAAATTTGCTGATGGTATATTTGAAACCATTTTAATAAAGGAAAACAAACCTGTTCTTTTTGATGAACATCTGAAAAGGTTAGAAAAAAGTAGCAAAATTTTAAATATTAATCTCAAAATAAATAAATTAACTTTGAGACAACTTATTAATGATGGAATTAGAAATTTGTCGCTTAAGAAGGATCAATTTGCTTCAGTAAGAATAAACTATAGTCGAGGAACTAATCAAGGACGAGCACTAACAATTAACAGCACTTTAGAGACAAAATATTTAGATAATTTATGGCTTGAATTCTATAGAATAAAACCAAATTTTAATCCGATAAGCGTTTTTATTAGTCAAACGGAAAAAATAAATGAATTCAGTCTTATAAGTAAATGCAAAACATTTTCATATAATCAGGCAATACAAGTTTTGACAGAGGCTAATAAAAAATCATTCGATGATTCTATCCTTTTGAATACGTCAGGTGAACTTTGTTGTGGAAGTACATTTAATCTTCTAATTCAAAGAAATAATCAATGGATAACACCTAGAAAAGAGAGCGGCTGTTTAGAGGGGATTATGGTTTCTAAAGCTATAAAATTAAAAATTGTAAAAGAAGAATTAATTTGTCCAGAATTTCAAAATGATGACGTAATAGTTGCAATAAATAGCTTATCTTGCAGACAAATTAATCAAGTTAATGATTTAAAGCTTCAACCTAAATTCGATCCAATTTACTTTTGGGATTTATTATATAGTTGAACTTTATTAATATCTGGTAAATAGACATCAGATACTTTAGTGATATTGTTATTGACTTTATATTCAACAATTTTTCCAATAATGATAATTGATGGAGCTAAAAATTCTTTATCTTTGATTTTATCTACGAGATTATCTAATTTCTCTATAAAACATTTTTGATTTTTCAAAGTAGCTTCCTGAATTACAGCGCATTTTGTATTCTTACATAAGCCGCCTAAAATTAATTCCTCTACAATAAATTCAATATTTTTTATACCCATAAAAATAACTAAGCTATCTGAAGATTTAGCTAAATCTCTCCAATTGACGCTCTTTTTATCCTTATCAACATGCTCATGGCCAGTGACGAAAGTTACAGAACTCGCAGCATCTCTATGGGTAAGTGGAATACCAAAATATGTGGGAGCAGCTATACCAGAAGTAATCCCAGGAACTATTTCAACTGAAACTCCATTTTTTTCTAAAAACGATACTTCTTCACCACCCCTAGAAAAGACAAATGGATCTCCTCCTTTAAGCCTTACAACATTTTTGCCTTCTTTTGACAATTTCAAAATAAGAGCATTAGTTTCAATCTGAGGTACAGAACACTTCCCCGCTCTTTTACCTACATGGTAAATTTCTGTATTTTTTCCTGCCTCTTTTGTTATTTCATCCGGGATTAAAGCATCATGAACTAATGCATCACAATTTTTTATTAGACGTAAAGCTTTTAAAGTTAAAAGCTCAGGGTCACCAGGACCTGCTCCAACTAAATAAACAATGCCAGGCACAATAATCTCCATTAACAAGTATGGTAGTAGAAGTTAATCGTAATGAAGGTAAATATTGTGAAAGAAAGTTTATTAAAACCAAATAAAAAATTTACTCTCCTTAGTGCGTTTATCACTCTTCTCAATGATCGTTTAAGTGAAAGTATACTGTTACCCATATTACCCTCTTTTGTTTTACTTTTTGACTCTAAAGCAAGTACATATGGTTTATTATCCTGCACTTACCAATTAGCTCAATTTACAGCTTCTCCTTTTATAGGAATTATGAGTGATAGATATGGAAGAAGACCTGTCACTCTTTTTTGTATTACTGGTTCAGTAATAGGAATATCAATATTATCTTTTACGGTTCTTTTTAATTGGTCAAATTCAATAGCCTCTATCCCGTTATTTTTATTATTTTTAGCGCGACTAATTGACGGTTTAAGTGGGGGGACTGCAGCTACTGCAACAACAATTCTTGCAGATATTTCAAGCCCTGAAAAAAGAGCAAAAACATTTGGTCTTATTGGTGTAGCTTTTGGTTTAAGTTTTTTCTTGGGTAATATTTTTGTTGTAATTTTTGCAAAAAATACAAATAATAATTTTATTATTCCAGTTTTGATAGCCTCAATCATTCCAATAATCAATTTCCTCCTTGTATTTTTTTACTTGCCAGAAACCAAGCCTAATAGTGACTCAAATAAATCAACAACTATTTTTAAAAACCCTATAAAAGAGCTATTTAAAGTTTTCAAAGAAGAAAAGATTAAAAAATTATCATTAGCTTTTTTTATTTACTTTATTGCTTTTACTGGATTGACCAATATCCTTATATTTTTCCTTCAAGAATCTTTAAACTGGACGACCAAAGCATCAAGTGGAACTCTTGTTGTAGTAGGAATCATTGCAATTATCGTTCAGGGAGGACTAATTGGACCTCTGGTAAAGCAATTTGGCGAAATGCGATTAACACTTATTGGATCAGGCTTCATTCTTGTGGCATGTGCTCTTTTAATAACTGCTCCAAAAGAAAATGCGACAATTAATATTTATTCAGCTGTTTCATTTTTAGCCGTTGGGGCAGGGTTAATTACTCCCACCTTAAGAGCACTAATATCAAAGAAATTAGACGTTGATAAACAAGGATCAATTTTAAGTAACCTTCAGGGTCTACAGAGTCTTGGAGGAGTCTTAGGAATTGCAATGGCCGGAAGGGTTTATGATAGTTTTGGTCCTAAATCACCTTTTATAGCTGGTTCCGTTATCTTAATTTTCATGATATACCTTATTGCAGAGGGTAAAAATAATAATTCTTTTAAGAATCAAAAATCAAAAGTATTTTAATGAAAAGACAGGCTGATGTTTTTATTAATAGAGAATTAAGTTGGATTAAGTTCAATAAAAGAGTACTCCTAACTGGAATGGAAAAGGAATACAAAATCCTAGATAAAGTAAAATTTTGTTCAATTTTTAGTAATAATCTAGATGAATTTTTTATGGTAAGGGTAGCTTCATTAAAAGCTCAAGTTGAAGCAGGTATTACAAAAAAAAGTATTGATGGACTTACCCCTAAAGAGCAATTAACAAAAATCAATAAAGAAGTAAAGAATTTAACTGCCCTACAAGAAAACTACATAAATAATGAATTAAATAATGAATTAAAAGAAAAAGGTGTAATTTTAAAAAAATATAAGGACCTAAATGAAAATCAAAGAAATTGGTGCGATAACTACTTTTCTTCATCTATTTTCCCTTTATTAACTCCATTAGTTGTTGATCCAGCACATCCGTTTCCTTTTATAAGTAATTTAAGTCTAAATTTGGCAGCTCTAATAAGGGATGGGGAAGATTCTAAAAATCAGTTTGTCAGAGTGAAAATACCAACAAAAAATATCAATAGATTTATACAAATTCCAAATGAAATGATTGAATATGATGATGAAAGTACATATTTTTTCATAAGTGTTGAAGATTTAATTGGGAATAATATAAATACTTTATTTAACGGAATGGAATGTATAAATTACTCTTTTTTTAGAGTGACAAGGGATGCAGATTTAGAATTAAAAGAACTTGAAGCTGATGATCTTCTTTTAGCAGTTGAACAAAGTTTGCAAAAGAGAAGATTAGGTGGAGACGTAGTTAGATTAGAAGTTGAATCGGATATGCCAGAAAATATTCTGAAATTACTCATTGAAAGTATCTCAATACAAAAAGAATATATTTACTTTTGCAAAAGTTTTTTAGGACTTGACGATTTAAATCAGCTTACAAAAATTAATAGAGATGATTTAAAAGAAAATCTACTAATTGGGAAAACTCACCCAAAATTAAACAATTTAGATTTACCTTCCAACAAAAACCGCAATTCGATTTTTAATATACTTAGAAAAAAAAATATTCTGCTTCATCATCCATACGACTTATTTAAAACTTCAGTTGAAGAGTTTATAAACAAAGCAGCTGATGATCCACTTGTAATGGCTATAAAAATTACTTTATATCGAGTTTCCAAGGATTCGCCTATCATTGCAGCTTTAATGAGAGCTGCAGAGAATGGAAAAGAAGTAATGACTCTTGTTGAACTAAAAGCAAGATTTGATGAAGACAATAATATTCAATGGGCAAAACAGCTTGAACAAGCTGGAATTCATGTTGTATATGGAATCATAGGATTTAAAACACATACAAAAATAGCTTTAATAGTAAGAAAAGAAAAAGGAAGATTAAGGAATTATTTCCATATTGGGACGGGAAATTATAACTCTAATACTTCAAAGTTTTATACAGATTTAGGATTACTTTCAACTGATCCTGATATTGCATCAGATTTACTTGAGTTATTTAACTACTTATCAGGTTTTTCTAAACAAAAAAGTTATCAAAAGTTATTAGTTTCTCCCTCATCGATGAGAGAGAAATTTATATTTCTGATAAAGAGAGAAATTAAAAATGCAGAGGAAGGCAAAAAAGCCGAAATAATTGCAAAAATGAATTCTTTAGTCGACCCAGAAATAATTAAACTTCTTTATTTAGCTTCAGACTCAGGTGTAAAAATTAGTCTTATCATTAGAGGTATTTGTTGCTTGTATCCCCAAAGAAAAAATTTAAGTGAAAATATTAAAGTCATAAGCATTATTGGCCATTTTCTTGAACACTCAAGAATTTTTTGGTTTTGTAATAACGGTGATAATGAGGTTTTTATTGGGAGTGCAGATTGGATGAGAAGAAATCTTGATAGAAGAATAGAAGCTGTTACTCCGATAGAGGATTATGAATTGAAATCTAAAATATACTCGCTTTTGCAAACCTACATTAAAGATGATTACTTTTCTTGGATAATGAAGGAAGATGGTTCTTATTCTAAATATGAATTAGATTCATCGGATAATCGTTCGCAAATTGACCTCATAGAAAAATAAAATTAATATTGATTTTTACAACATTTAAAAAAAATACTTAATATTTTAAATTTTTTTAATTTTTCTAAAATCCTTTCATATCAATGGATTTCAAGAAATAAGCATTAAAAAGGAATTTTTTGTCTTTAAAATTTCAACGTAAAAGTAGTTTTTATTTCAATTTCAGTGCTAGCTTTTTAAAAAATCCATTATTTAGGAGGCCAGGGTGATGGGGATCCCTCTGGAATCTGCGAAAAGCTCTTCAGATAATAATTTTGATGAGCCAAGATTACCAAACACTGCGGGCAAGTCTCGCAAATCGAAATCCAGTCTTACGGCAAAACAAAGCCAAAAAAAATCTGGCAGACTCGCTTCAGATTCTATTGGCTATTACTTAAGTAGCATTGGTAGAGTACCTCTTTTGACTCCAGCAGAGGAAATAGAGTTAGCTCATCATGTTCAGAACATGAAAAAGTTGCTACAAATTCCTGAAACTGATAGAACGCAACGAAATCTTTATCAAATTAAGATTGGAAAAAGAGCCAGAGATAGAATGATGGCAGCTAATCTAAGACTTGTTGTCTCCGTTGCAAAAAAATACCAAAACCAAGGCCTTGAATTATTAGACCTTGTCCAGGAAGGAGCTATTGGCCTTGAAAGAGCTGTAGATAAATTTGATCCTGCTATGGGATATAAATTCTCAACTTATGCTTACTGGTGGATTAGGCAAGGAATGACAAGGGCTATTGATAACAGTGCAAGAACAATCCGTTTGCCTATTCACATAAGTGAAAAACTCTCCAAAATGAGAAGAGTCTCTAGAGAATTATCACATAAATTTGGTAGACAACCTACCAGATTGGAAATGGCAACTGAAATGGGAATTGATCAAAAAGATTTAGAAGATTTAATTTCTCAAAGTGCTCCTTGCGCTTCCCTAGATGCTCACGCAAGAGGCGAAGAAGATAGAAGTACTCTTGGTGAACTCATTCCTGATCCAAACTGTGAAGAGCCTATGGAAGGTATGGATAGAACTATTCAAAAAGAGCATTTAGGAACTTGGCTTTCTCAATTAAATGAAAGAGAACAAAAAATAATGAAGCTCAGATTTGGCCTAGATGGTGAAGAACCATTAACACTCGCAGAAATAGGAAGACAAATTAATGTTTCACGAGAAAGAGTAAGGCAACTAGAAGCTAAAGCAATATTAAAACTTAGAGTAATGACAACTCATCAAAAAGCAGCTTAACAAAATTGATAAAATTTACTGTAATTTTATTATATTTATTTTCAATTTTTTTAATATCAATAGTTTTTAAAAAATATAATGAAGATAGCAGAGAAATCGTCAGAAAAATAATACATATTGGAATAGGACCTTTAATACCAATTGCGCAATTTTTAAAAATTAATCAAAATTCTGCTCTAATTTTTACAGGAATTGTTTCATTAATGGTTTTCATCAATTACACCTATAAATTATTTCCAACAATTGAGGATGTTGATAGAAAGAGTTATGGAACATTATTTTATTGTCTAAGTTTATTTATTTTGATTTATCTTTTCTGGGATAAAGATCCATATGCATTAATTAGTGGATTTTTCATAATGACTTTTGGTGATGGATTAGCTGGGTTAATAGGAAAAAGCTTTAACTCAAAGAGTTGGATTTTTTTTAAACAAAAAAAATCTTTATTTGGCACTATGACAATGTTTTTAACAAGTTTTATAGTAGTTTGCTCAATAGGATACTCCCAACAAAATAGTTTAAATTTAAATTATTTTACAATAGCTTTTTTTGCGACTTTGCTCGAACAATTTAGTGTTTTAGGAATAGATAATTTCATTGTTCCAATTTCTTCAGCATTATTTTTTAATTTTTTTATAACTAACTAAGTGAATTGTACAAAATAGCGAGTAATTCTTTTGTTGTTTCTATATCTATGCATGCATCTGTAATGCTTCTGCCAAACTGAAGATCCTCTTTTTTTAAAAGTTTTTGATTTCCCTCCTTCAAATGACTTTCAAGCATAACTCCTAAAATATTTTTTTCACCATTGCTAATTTGAGAAGCTATATTTTTTAGCACTTCCGACTGTTTTCGGAAATCTTTATTGGAATTCCCATGACTACAATCAATCATCACTTTATGGGGAAGATGAGATTGCTTCAATTCAGAGGAAATTCTTTTAACATGTTCACTTTCAAAATTTGGGCCTTTTGAACCGCCTCTTAAAACTATATGTCCATCTGGATTCCCTGTTGTATTAACAATAGAAGCCATTCCATTTTGATTTACACCTAAAAAATGATGAGATTTTGAAGCTGACTGCATTGCATTTATTGCAGTAGTAAAAGAACCATCTGTACCATTTTTAAAACCTATAGGCATTGATAATCCTGATGCCATTTCCCGATGAGTCTGACTTTCAGTAGTCCGCGCGCCTATGGCTGTCCAACTTATTAAATCGGCAATATATTGAGGAACAATTGGATCTAGTAATTCTGTAGCAGAAGGAATTCCACGAGTTGCTAAATATGAAAGTAAACTTCTTGCCCTTCTTAATCCAGTATTAATATCATAAGAATTATCTAGATGAGGATCATTTATCAATCCCTTCCAACCAATAGTTGTTCTTGGTTTCTCAAAATATACTCTCATGATTATTTCTAATTTATCTTTATAAATTTCTCGAAAGTTTTCAATATATTTTGAATATTCTTTTGCCGCCTCTAAATCATGAATTGAACATGGACCCACAATGACTAAAAGCTTCTGATCATTATGATGCAAAATATTTTGTATCGATCTTCTTGTTTTAGATACTGTATTAGCAGAGGCGTGATCTAAAGGTATATCATTATGTAATCTGCTTGGAGGTATTAATGGACGTGTTTCAACAACATGTAAATCTGATGTCTTTTCTAAAGCAGAATTATTTGATGATGTCGTCATTGATTAATTAAGAAGTTTGAATATTTAAAAAAGCATTTATGAATACTCTCCTTTTCAATATTAAAAATAACAATAGATTAGGCATTAAACCTTACTAATGAAGAATTTGGAAACATTGCTAAAAGATTATGCAGATCACGTAGCTGAAAGAGCTACCAAGGGTATACCTCCTTTACCTTTAAATGCTGAGCAAACAAATTGTATTACAAAATTATTGGAACAAGATAATACTTATGATTCATCTTATTTACTTGATTTACTAATAAATAGAGTACCACCAGGAGTTGATGAGGCTGCTTATGTAAAAGCAAGCTGGCTTACGGCTATTGTTAATTCCGAAAAATATTGCAAATCAATCAATCCCGAAAAAGCAATTGAAATACTAGGAACAATGATAGGCGGATACAATGTAAATTCTTTAGTTGAAATACTTAAAGGAGAAAATAGTTTACTTGCTAAAAAAGCGGCAGAAGTTTTAAAAAATATTATTCTTGTTTACGACTCAGCTAATGAAATTTATGAATTATCTCAAAATAATATTTATGCAAAAGAGGTTGTAAATAGTTGGGCAAATGCAGAATGGTTCAAAAATAAAAAAGTTCTGGAGAAAGAGATTACTTGTTTAGTATTTAAAGTTGACGGTGAGACAAACACAGACGACTTATCTCCGGCTGTACATGCAACAACACGCCCGGATATTCCGATGCATGCGTTAGCTATGTTGGAATTTAAAATACCTGATGGACTAAAGATTCTTGATAATTTAAAAAAACAAAATTTACCGATAGCTTATGTTGGAGATGTTGTTGGAACAGGGAGTTCTAGAAAATCTGCTATTAATTCACTCATTTGGCATATAGGAGAAGATATCGCTTATGTTCCAAACAAAAAAACAGGTGGAATAATAATTGGCAACAAAATAGCCCCAATTTTCTTTAATACTGCACAAGATTCAGGTGCTTTACCTATAGAAGCTGACGTATCTCATATGAAAACAGGAGATGTTATTAAAATATATCCTTATAAAGGCATTATTAAAAAAATTGAACAAGACTCGAATACTGAAGAATTAATAAGCAAATTCGACTTGTATCCATCAACTCTTACTGATGAAATTCAAGCTGGCGGAAGAATTAATCTTATGATTGGAAGATCTCTTACGGACAAAATTAGAACCAAATTAAATTATCAACCAAGTGAAATATTTACCAGACCACAAAATCCAACCGAAAGTACTGCCGGCTTTACTCAAGCTCAAAAAATAGTAGGCAAAGCATGCGGTTTAGATGGAGTTAGGCCAGGAATGACCTGTGAGCCAATTATGACCACGGTTGGTAGTCAAGATACTACTGGGCCAATGACTAGAGATGAACTAAAAGAACTAGCTTGTTTAGGATTTACTGCAGATTTAGTGATGCAAAGTTTTTGTCATACAGCTGCATATCCTAAACCAGTAGATCTAGTTACCCATAAAGAATTACCTGATTTTATATCTCAAAGAGGTGGAGTAGCTCTTAAGCCTGGAGACGGCATAATTCATAGTTGGCTTAACAGAATGCTGCTCCCCGATACTGTTGGCACAGGTGGAGATAGTCATACAAGATTTCCTCTTGGCATTTCATTTCCTGGAGGCTCGGGCATTGTTGCCTTTGCCGCTGCAATAGGATCAATGCCATTAAATATGCCGGAATCTGTACTGGTTAAATTTAAGGGGGAATTATTACCAGGAATTACTCTGAGAGATTTAGTAAATGCAATCCCTCTATTCGCAATTAAAAAAGGACTCTTAACTGTTGAGAAAGAAAATAAGAAAAATATATTTAACGGTAAAATTATGGAAATTGAGGGATTACCAAACCTAAAACTTGAACAAGCTTTTGAACTTACTGATGCTACTGCAGAACGCTCATGCGCTGGTAGCACCATACTTTTATCCCAAGAAACTGTTCAAGAGTACTTAAGAAGCAATATTTGCCTACTAGAAAAAATGATTGAGAGCAATTATGAAGATTCAAAATCGATTTCAAGAAGAATCAATGATATGAAAAATTGGTTAAAAAAACCTAAATTAATTCAGCCAGATAAGAACGCCAAGTATGAAGAAATCATTGAAATTGAATTAGCAAAAGTTACACAACCTATAGTTGCTTGCCCTAACGATCCAGATAATGTAAAAGAAATCACTGATGTTGCAAATACAAATATTGACGAGGTTTTTATAGGTTCTTGCATGACAAATATTGGTCATTACAGGGCAGCTGCGAAAGTTCTTGAAGGTGTACAAAATTTAAAATCTAAATTATGGATTTGTCCACCAACAAAAATGGATGAAGAAACTCTAAAAG is a window encoding:
- a CDS encoding aminotransferase class IV; the protein is MIETLGWHKDQWLDIDRIFFAANNRGLKFADGIFETILIKENKPVLFDEHLKRLEKSSKILNINLKINKLTLRQLINDGIRNLSLKKDQFASVRINYSRGTNQGRALTINSTLETKYLDNLWLEFYRIKPNFNPISVFISQTEKINEFSLISKCKTFSYNQAIQVLTEANKKSFDDSILLNTSGELCCGSTFNLLIQRNNQWITPRKESGCLEGIMVSKAIKLKIVKEELICPEFQNDDVIVAINSLSCRQINQVNDLKLQPKFDPIYFWDLLYS
- the cobA gene encoding uroporphyrinogen-III C-methyltransferase, translating into MPGIVYLVGAGPGDPELLTLKALRLIKNCDALVHDALIPDEITKEAGKNTEIYHVGKRAGKCSVPQIETNALILKLSKEGKNVVRLKGGDPFVFSRGGEEVSFLEKNGVSVEIVPGITSGIAAPTYFGIPLTHRDAASSVTFVTGHEHVDKDKKSVNWRDLAKSSDSLVIFMGIKNIEFIVEELILGGLCKNTKCAVIQEATLKNQKCFIEKLDNLVDKIKDKEFLAPSIIIIGKIVEYKVNNNITKVSDVYLPDINKVQLYNKSQK
- a CDS encoding MFS transporter, which produces MKESLLKPNKKFTLLSAFITLLNDRLSESILLPILPSFVLLFDSKASTYGLLSCTYQLAQFTASPFIGIMSDRYGRRPVTLFCITGSVIGISILSFTVLFNWSNSIASIPLFLLFLARLIDGLSGGTAATATTILADISSPEKRAKTFGLIGVAFGLSFFLGNIFVVIFAKNTNNNFIIPVLIASIIPIINFLLVFFYLPETKPNSDSNKSTTIFKNPIKELFKVFKEEKIKKLSLAFFIYFIAFTGLTNILIFFLQESLNWTTKASSGTLVVVGIIAIIVQGGLIGPLVKQFGEMRLTLIGSGFILVACALLITAPKENATINIYSAVSFLAVGAGLITPTLRALISKKLDVDKQGSILSNLQGLQSLGGVLGIAMAGRVYDSFGPKSPFIAGSVILIFMIYLIAEGKNNNSFKNQKSKVF
- the ppk1 gene encoding polyphosphate kinase 1, giving the protein MKRQADVFINRELSWIKFNKRVLLTGMEKEYKILDKVKFCSIFSNNLDEFFMVRVASLKAQVEAGITKKSIDGLTPKEQLTKINKEVKNLTALQENYINNELNNELKEKGVILKKYKDLNENQRNWCDNYFSSSIFPLLTPLVVDPAHPFPFISNLSLNLAALIRDGEDSKNQFVRVKIPTKNINRFIQIPNEMIEYDDESTYFFISVEDLIGNNINTLFNGMECINYSFFRVTRDADLELKELEADDLLLAVEQSLQKRRLGGDVVRLEVESDMPENILKLLIESISIQKEYIYFCKSFLGLDDLNQLTKINRDDLKENLLIGKTHPKLNNLDLPSNKNRNSIFNILRKKNILLHHPYDLFKTSVEEFINKAADDPLVMAIKITLYRVSKDSPIIAALMRAAENGKEVMTLVELKARFDEDNNIQWAKQLEQAGIHVVYGIIGFKTHTKIALIVRKEKGRLRNYFHIGTGNYNSNTSKFYTDLGLLSTDPDIASDLLELFNYLSGFSKQKSYQKLLVSPSSMREKFIFLIKREIKNAEEGKKAEIIAKMNSLVDPEIIKLLYLASDSGVKISLIIRGICCLYPQRKNLSENIKVISIIGHFLEHSRIFWFCNNGDNEVFIGSADWMRRNLDRRIEAVTPIEDYELKSKIYSLLQTYIKDDYFSWIMKEDGSYSKYELDSSDNRSQIDLIEK
- a CDS encoding RpoD/SigA family RNA polymerase sigma factor, yielding MGIPLESAKSSSDNNFDEPRLPNTAGKSRKSKSSLTAKQSQKKSGRLASDSIGYYLSSIGRVPLLTPAEEIELAHHVQNMKKLLQIPETDRTQRNLYQIKIGKRARDRMMAANLRLVVSVAKKYQNQGLELLDLVQEGAIGLERAVDKFDPAMGYKFSTYAYWWIRQGMTRAIDNSARTIRLPIHISEKLSKMRRVSRELSHKFGRQPTRLEMATEMGIDQKDLEDLISQSAPCASLDAHARGEEDRSTLGELIPDPNCEEPMEGMDRTIQKEHLGTWLSQLNEREQKIMKLRFGLDGEEPLTLAEIGRQINVSRERVRQLEAKAILKLRVMTTHQKAA
- a CDS encoding diacylglycerol/polyprenol kinase family protein, encoding MIKFTVILLYLFSIFLISIVFKKYNEDSREIVRKIIHIGIGPLIPIAQFLKINQNSALIFTGIVSLMVFINYTYKLFPTIEDVDRKSYGTLFYCLSLFILIYLFWDKDPYALISGFFIMTFGDGLAGLIGKSFNSKSWIFFKQKKSLFGTMTMFLTSFIVVCSIGYSQQNSLNLNYFTIAFFATLLEQFSVLGIDNFIVPISSALFFNFFITN
- a CDS encoding 3-deoxy-7-phosphoheptulonate synthase; translated protein: MTTSSNNSALEKTSDLHVVETRPLIPPSRLHNDIPLDHASANTVSKTRRSIQNILHHNDQKLLVIVGPCSIHDLEAAKEYSKYIENFREIYKDKLEIIMRVYFEKPRTTIGWKGLINDPHLDNSYDINTGLRRARSLLSYLATRGIPSATELLDPIVPQYIADLISWTAIGARTTESQTHREMASGLSMPIGFKNGTDGSFTTAINAMQSASKSHHFLGVNQNGMASIVNTTGNPDGHIVLRGGSKGPNFESEHVKRISSELKQSHLPHKVMIDCSHGNSNKDFRKQSEVLKNIASQISNGEKNILGVMLESHLKEGNQKLLKKEDLQFGRSITDACIDIETTKELLAILYNSLS
- the acnB gene encoding bifunctional aconitate hydratase 2/2-methylisocitrate dehydratase, which gives rise to MKNLETLLKDYADHVAERATKGIPPLPLNAEQTNCITKLLEQDNTYDSSYLLDLLINRVPPGVDEAAYVKASWLTAIVNSEKYCKSINPEKAIEILGTMIGGYNVNSLVEILKGENSLLAKKAAEVLKNIILVYDSANEIYELSQNNIYAKEVVNSWANAEWFKNKKVLEKEITCLVFKVDGETNTDDLSPAVHATTRPDIPMHALAMLEFKIPDGLKILDNLKKQNLPIAYVGDVVGTGSSRKSAINSLIWHIGEDIAYVPNKKTGGIIIGNKIAPIFFNTAQDSGALPIEADVSHMKTGDVIKIYPYKGIIKKIEQDSNTEELISKFDLYPSTLTDEIQAGGRINLMIGRSLTDKIRTKLNYQPSEIFTRPQNPTESTAGFTQAQKIVGKACGLDGVRPGMTCEPIMTTVGSQDTTGPMTRDELKELACLGFTADLVMQSFCHTAAYPKPVDLVTHKELPDFISQRGGVALKPGDGIIHSWLNRMLLPDTVGTGGDSHTRFPLGISFPGGSGIVAFAAAIGSMPLNMPESVLVKFKGELLPGITLRDLVNAIPLFAIKKGLLTVEKENKKNIFNGKIMEIEGLPNLKLEQAFELTDATAERSCAGSTILLSQETVQEYLRSNICLLEKMIESNYEDSKSISRRINDMKNWLKKPKLIQPDKNAKYEEIIEIELAKVTQPIVACPNDPDNVKEITDVANTNIDEVFIGSCMTNIGHYRAAAKVLEGVQNLKSKLWICPPTKMDEETLKAEGYYKIFEDCGARLELPGCSLCMGNQARVDEGSVVFSTSTRNFDNRLGKNAQVFLGSAELAAVCALLGKIPEVEEYQDITKNKINPYSDELYRYLQFDEIHDFSLTK